DNA sequence from the Calidithermus timidus DSM 17022 genome:
AGACGATGAGGTTGGTGCCTTGCACCAAGGCATAGCCGGGCTGCTTGCTGGTCTTGCCCGGCAGGGTCGCGGTGCCCAGGTCGAACTTGGCCGCGCTCTTGTAGAAGCTATAGCCCGCGGAGGTGTCGGTGGAGAAGCCGAAGGTTCCCGAGCCGAAGTTCTGGTTGATGAAACCTTGGGTGATGGGCTTAGCCCAGCCGTCCTTCACGGCCTTCACCAGGAATTCCAGCGTCTCTACCCCCACCTTGGAGTTGAGCACCAGCTTGTCGTTTTGCAGGTAGTTGCCGCCGCGGGTGAAGAACCAGTAGGCGTAGGTCGAAGCGTCGGGCACGAAGAAGTAGACCGGGGTCTTCTCGCCCTCCGACAGGCGCTTGGCTGTCGCCACGAACTCGTCGATGGAACTGGGCACCTTGGCGCCGTACTTCTTCAAGAGGTCGTTGTTGTAGTACATGATCTGGACGCTCTTGTTGAAGGGCACGCCGTAGATTTGCCCCTTGATCTTGGTGGCATTGACGAAGAGGGGGTTGAGGCCCTTGAGGTCGAGGCCCAGGCTCGAGACCGGCAATACGGCGTCGGCCTCGAGGTACAGCGCGATGTTGTTCTCGAAGGCTTGGGCCATGGCCGGGACCTTGCCTGCGGCGAAGGCCGCTTTAAGCTTGGTGGAAAGGTCGCGGTAGTTGCCCTGAGCTACAGGCCTGACACAGGCCGCGCCCCCCTTGCTCCGGTTGAACTCCACAACCAAATTCTCCAGCGCAGCCTTGGGCGCGCCCCCGGTGAAGCCGTGCCACAGCTCAGCCACCACTTCGGTCTTGGCGCACTGCTCCTTGATCAGGTCCTCGGCTTTGGGCTGAGCCACGGCTAAGCTAGCGATCCCCAACGACAGCCACAGCGCGAAACTCCGTTTCATGCTTCCTCCTCGGTTACAGCCCTACATTCGGTAGTGCTTGTCAGGATTATGTCATGACGAAAGCCAAAAGCCGATGCTCGACACAACCATCGGCCTAACCAAGGCTTCTTTGGCTTTCACAACCGTTTCGCCTAGCCTGCCAGAACCACCGGCCAATGAGTTCAGCCAAGGCCCAGGCCAAAAGCGCGGCGGCCAGGACCAGTCCCCACAAGGGCAGCGGAAGCATAACGCTCCCGAAAGCCCGGATGGCTGTGGGCCAGGCTCCCACCAGCACCTGAACCCCGATCCCCAGCAATACCACCAAGTGCAGCGCTGGGTTTGGGGGCGGGGAGACCTCAGTGCGCCTCGAGGGATAGGTGAAGAAGAGCTGCCCGATCGCCATGAAGTTGAACGCCACACTGCGGGCGGCCTCGAGCGAGTTCCCTATCCGCGGTACCAGTCCCAGCAAGCCTAGGCCCAGCAGCGCTTTGACCAGGCCCGAGATCAGCACGAAGCGCAGTGAGGCCAGGTCCAGCAGGGGAGCGTTGGGTGGTTTGGGAGGGCGCTGCATCACCGCGGGGTTTTTGTCCAGCGCCAGCGCGAGTGCGGGCAGACCGTCGGTCATGAGGTTGATCCATAGGATTTGCACCGCCGTAAGCGGAAGCAAAAGTGAGCCATCGACCTCGCGCAGCTTTAGGAAGAAGGCGATGAAGGCACCCAGCGCGACCAGCAGCACCTCCGAGAGGTTGGTGGAGAACAAGAAGCGCAAAAACTTCTGGATGTTCTCGTAGATGCTGCGCCCTTCCTCGATGGCCGCCACGATGGTGGCGAAGTTGTCGTCTAAGAGGACCAGGTCGGCCACCTCGCGGCTCACGTCCGAGCCGCGCTGGCCCATCGCTACTCCCACGTCCGAGCGCTTGAGGGCCGGGGCGTCGTTGACCCCGTCGCCGGTCATGGCCACGATCTCCCCCTGGGCTTGTAGGGCTTGCACCAGGCGCAGCTTGTGTTCGGGGCGCACGCGAGCGAACACGCTAACCTGTCGCAGGGCTTGCTGCAGGGCTTCGGCAGTGTAGTCCTCCAGGTCCTCCCCGCTCAGCACGCCCTCGCTGTGAATACCAACCTGCCGGGCGATGGCAAGTGCGGTAGCGGGGTGATCTCCCGTAACCATCAGCACCCGGATCCCGGCCTGTTGGGCCCTGGCGATTGCTTTGGAGACTTCGGGCCGAGGGGGGTCCCAAAACAGCACCACACCCAGAAATTCCAGGCCTTCCTCGACTTCCCCCGATCCAGCGGCTATGCCCAATACCCGGTATCCCTCGCCTGCATAGGCAATGGCTTTCTCGCTCCACAAGCGCTGTTCTTCGGGGCTCAGCCGGCTTCGGCTGAGCAAGACCTCGGGGGCCCCCTTAAGGTAGCTCACGGGCTTCTCCCCTTCCTCCACCGTGACCCGCATGTACCTCCAGGCGCTGTCGAAGGAGCGGCTCGAGCGGCGTGGGAGCCCCCGGAGGGCCGCTGCGTCCACTCCCTGGGCCCGGACGAAGCGCATGAGCCCCAGTTCCAGCGGGTCTCCCGCCCCCGTGGCCTCGTCGGCGTCGTTGGCGATGGCCAGGGCCTTGAGGGCCCGGGCGGGGTCGGGCGAGTCGAGGTGATGCACCTCCATTTGGTTCTCGGTCAGGGTCCCGGTCTTGTCGGTGGCGATCACCGTGACCGAGCCCAGCGCCTCGACGGCGGCCAGACGCCGCACCACGGCCTTGCGCTTGGCCATGCGCTCGACGCCGAGGGCCAGGGTAAGGGTGAGCACCGCCGGGAGCCCCTCCGGAACCGCAGCCACCGCCAGCGCTACGGCGAACACCATCACCTCATCGAGTCGTTCCAGGCCTTCCGCCAGCACGCCGGCCACCGCGATGAGGGCAGCCAGGGCCAGCACCCAGCGGGCGACCTGTTGGCCGAAGCGCTCGAGCCGCTGCTCGAGGGGGGTCTTGCTGGCCTCGATCTCACCCAGCATCAGGGCCAGTTTGCCCATGCTGCTGTGCGCGCCCGTACGGCTGACCTCCAGAAAGGCCCTTCCCCGCACCAGCAGGGTGCCACTAAAGGCTTCCTGAGCCGATTCTTTCTCTTGCAGCAGCGACTCGCCGGTGAGTACCGACTCGTCCAGCAGCACCCCCTGGGCTTCGCGCAGCACCCCGTCAGCGGGAACTCGGTCCCCGGCCTCCAGGCGCACCCAGTCCCCCGGCACGATCTCCCGGCTGGGTAAGTGCAGCCACTCCCCCTCGCGCAGCACCCAGCTTTTGGGGGCAGCCAGCTCTTTCAAACGGGCCAGCGCTCTCTCTGAACGGGACTCCTGATAGACCCCTAGCCCCGCGTTGAACAGGAGGATCAGGCCGATGCTCAATGCTTCAATGGGCAGGCCGTGCATGCCCTCGTAGAACCACAACCCCAAATCGAAGAGCAGCGCGAAGAGCAGGATGTAGATCAAAGGGCTTTGAAACTGGCGGAAAAACCGGGCCCAGATGGGCTCGAGGGGCTTTTCCGGGAGTATGTTGGGGCCATACCTGCTCAGTCGCGCCTGGGCTTCCCGGTGGGACAGCCCACGCTGGCTCATGGCTTTTACTCCTCGAGGGCCGGACACGAACCCTCACTCACGGACGGGGATCACCAGCACGGGTTTTTCGCTCCTGCGGATGACCCCCTCGGTCACCGACCCCAACAACAAGCGGTTCAGGCCGCTGCGTCCATGCGTGCCCATGACCACCAAATCGTAGGCCTTGGCCTCTTCTGCGATTTGATCGACCGCTTTGCCCAGGGCCAGTTTGCTCTGCACCTGCACCCCTGCTCCGGCTGCCGCCTCCAGGGCTTTATCAAGGGCTTCCTGGCCGATCTCTTTGAAACTGGCCTCCAAGTCCTCGGCTACGGCGTACATGGCCGCTTCGGGCCCGAGGTAGTGATACACACCTTCCACCACATACAGCAAGCCCACGCTGGCCCCTAGGGCCTTGGCCAGCTCGAGGCCCTGACCCAGCGCCTTCTGGCTGGCCTGGCTGCCGTCGGTGGGCAGCAGGATTTGCCGGATTGCGTCGGCTTTGGCTCCCTCCCGCACCACCAGCACCGGCTTGGTGCTCCTGTGCAGCACGCTGATGGCGACGCTACCCAGCAGAAAGCGATCCAACCCGCCGTAGCCATGGGTTCCCATCACGATCAGGTCGTGTTCCTGTGCTCGCTTGACGATGACCTCGGCTGCACGGCCCGTCTCCTGCTGGGCATGGCAGACCACCCCGGCAGAGCGCGCCAGCTCTTCCACCTTGGACAGTGCCGTTTGTCCGGCTACCTGCAGATCGCGCTCCAGGTCGGAGTAATAGGGGATGCTGGCGGGCGTCACCACCAGGTTCGTGAGCGGCTCGAGCACGTGGAGGGCGGTGACCTCGGCGGCCAGGGCTTTGGCTAGCTCGAGGCCTACCCGAGCGGCGGCCTCGCTGCAGCCGCTGCCGTCGGTGGGAATCAGGATCCTACTGTACATAAAACCTCCTCACAAAAGCGCTACTGAAGACGTTCTTGATATCGCAGATGTTCAGCGAGGGGGCTGTTGCCTCCTTTCATCTCCCGTCAACGGCGACACCAACCATGACATCCCCAGCCCGCAGCCGGGTTACCCTAGCACGGCCGAGCCAGCACGCGCACCCACGTCCAAAGCCGGATCAATCACATTGAGATGGCACTTTCCGGCATTTTCATTATGGCTATGAGTTTTGGGGCGAAATGTCCCTTGCAATTCCCGGTGCGATACGCACGCTACTATTTGATTCCGCTTCTGGCCACACCCTGAACGAACTGCTTTTGAGCCAGGAAATACCCCAATACGATCGGCAGAATCGAGAGCGTCGAGGCGGCCATCAGTCCGCCGTAGTCACTTCCTGCCTCTCCGATGAAGGACTGTAGCCCGAGCTGGATGGTGCGCATCTCCGGTGAGTTCGTCACGATCAGCGGCCACAAGAGCGCATTGTAGGCACCCAAGAAGGTGAAAATGCCGTAGGTGACCATGCCCGGTACCGACAGCGGCAGGGCGATGCGCCAGAGCTGAGTCCAGTAGGTTGCCCCATCGATGCGGGCAGCGTCGAATAGATCTTGTGGCAGCGAGAGATAGAACTGGCGCAGCAGGAAGATGCCGAACACCGAGGCCAGCCAGGGCACGATCAGGGCGTAGTAGCTGTCGAGCCAACCCAAGCGCGAGAGCAGGATGTAGTTGGGGATCAGCAACACCTCGCCGGGGATCATCAGGGTGGCGATGATCAGGCCGAACACAAACTCCTTGCCGGGGAAGGGGATGCGTGCGAGCG
Encoded proteins:
- a CDS encoding ABC transporter substrate-binding protein — translated: MKRSFALWLSLGIASLAVAQPKAEDLIKEQCAKTEVVAELWHGFTGGAPKAALENLVVEFNRSKGGAACVRPVAQGNYRDLSTKLKAAFAAGKVPAMAQAFENNIALYLEADAVLPVSSLGLDLKGLNPLFVNATKIKGQIYGVPFNKSVQIMYYNNDLLKKYGAKVPSSIDEFVATAKRLSEGEKTPVYFFVPDASTYAYWFFTRGGNYLQNDKLVLNSKVGVETLEFLVKAVKDGWAKPITQGFINQNFGSGTFGFSTDTSAGYSFYKSAAKFDLGTATLPGKTSKQPGYALVQGTNLIVFKQADAKERALATEFLKFVISPKAQAVFGVATGYVPVHLGAGADAIVTRYVKENPWFGTILTQSRFARFEPAIAEWEQIRFDILGQAIKEAVLGQATPKAALDKAQKQVEDLLSGRTR
- a CDS encoding cation-translocating P-type ATPase, with amino-acid sequence MSQRGLSHREAQARLSRYGPNILPEKPLEPIWARFFRQFQSPLIYILLFALLFDLGLWFYEGMHGLPIEALSIGLILLFNAGLGVYQESRSERALARLKELAAPKSWVLREGEWLHLPSREIVPGDWVRLEAGDRVPADGVLREAQGVLLDESVLTGESLLQEKESAQEAFSGTLLVRGRAFLEVSRTGAHSSMGKLALMLGEIEASKTPLEQRLERFGQQVARWVLALAALIAVAGVLAEGLERLDEVMVFAVALAVAAVPEGLPAVLTLTLALGVERMAKRKAVVRRLAAVEALGSVTVIATDKTGTLTENQMEVHHLDSPDPARALKALAIANDADEATGAGDPLELGLMRFVRAQGVDAAALRGLPRRSSRSFDSAWRYMRVTVEEGEKPVSYLKGAPEVLLSRSRLSPEEQRLWSEKAIAYAGEGYRVLGIAAGSGEVEEGLEFLGVVLFWDPPRPEVSKAIARAQQAGIRVLMVTGDHPATALAIARQVGIHSEGVLSGEDLEDYTAEALQQALRQVSVFARVRPEHKLRLVQALQAQGEIVAMTGDGVNDAPALKRSDVGVAMGQRGSDVSREVADLVLLDDNFATIVAAIEEGRSIYENIQKFLRFLFSTNLSEVLLVALGAFIAFFLKLREVDGSLLLPLTAVQILWINLMTDGLPALALALDKNPAVMQRPPKPPNAPLLDLASLRFVLISGLVKALLGLGLLGLVPRIGNSLEAARSVAFNFMAIGQLFFTYPSRRTEVSPPPNPALHLVVLLGIGVQVLVGAWPTAIRAFGSVMLPLPLWGLVLAAALLAWALAELIGRWFWQARRNGCESQRSLG
- a CDS encoding universal stress protein; this encodes MYSRILIPTDGSGCSEAAARVGLELAKALAAEVTALHVLEPLTNLVVTPASIPYYSDLERDLQVAGQTALSKVEELARSAGVVCHAQQETGRAAEVIVKRAQEHDLIVMGTHGYGGLDRFLLGSVAISVLHRSTKPVLVVREGAKADAIRQILLPTDGSQASQKALGQGLELAKALGASVGLLYVVEGVYHYLGPEAAMYAVAEDLEASFKEIGQEALDKALEAAAGAGVQVQSKLALGKAVDQIAEEAKAYDLVVMGTHGRSGLNRLLLGSVTEGVIRRSEKPVLVIPVRE